A segment of the Streptomyces sp. NBC_00597 genome:
CCGGTTCGCTGACCGGCCCGCGCTCACCGACGACACCGGCTCACTGACCTACGCCGAACTGGCGGCCGAGGCGGCGGCGCTGCGCACCGAACTGGTGTCAGCCGGTCACCGCACGGCGGATCCCGTCCTGGTCCGGGTGGGCAACCGGAGCGCCGACCTCGCCGCCCAGCTCGCCGTGTGGCAGGCCCGGGGCATCGTCGTACCGGTCCACCGGAGCACTCCGGACGCGGTGCTGAGCGAGACCGCCGAGCGCACCGGCGCCCGCCTCGTGCTGGACGTCGCGCACACCGCGGGCGACCGCACCCGCGGGTTGGGCCCGGCGCGGGCCCGCGTCCCCGGGGAACTCGATGCGGACCAGGCACTGGTGGCGTTCACCTCCGGAACCACGGGACGGCCCAAGGGGGTCGTGCTGTCACACCGGGCGCTGACTGCCAAGCTGCGGGCCGTCGCCGAGGTGCTGCCGTTCCGGCCCGGCGACCAGGCCCTACAGGTCCTCCAGCTCAACTTCACCTTCGGGCAGTGGACCTCGCTGCTGACCCTGGCCACCGGCGGCACCCTGCACCTGCTGCCCCGGTTCGACGCACCGGGCGTACTGCGCCGCCTCGCCGCGCGGCCGGCCGACCGGATCGCGGTGGTGCCCAGCATGCTGCGCCTGGTCGACCGGGAGCTGAGCACACCCGGCACGGGAGCGGAACTGTCCGCCGCGCTAAGGGCGTCCGGGGGACCCCGCACCTGGATCACCGGCGGGGAGCCACTGCCCGCCGGGCTCGGCCGCCGGCTGCAAGCCGCACTGCCCGGCTCGGGCATCGCCGACGTCTACGGGCTCAGCGAGACCTCGACCTCCGACTTCATCCTCACCCCCGACCAGTACGGGACGGCGGCGGGCACCATCGGCCGGCCGAGCCCGGGCGTGGAGTTCCGCATCGCCACCGGCGACGGGCCGCCCCGGCCCCCCGTTCCCGGCACCGTCGGTGAACTGTGCCTGCGGACCCCCCATCTGATGACCGGCTATCTGGACGACCCGGCCGCCACCCGTGCCGCGATGGACGGAGACTGGCTGCGCACGGGTGATCTCGCCACCGTCCGTCCCGCCGACGGCATGGTGGAACTGGTCGGCCGGAAGAAGCAGCTGATTTCCCGCGGCGGCGCCAAGATCGCGCCGCTTGAGGTGGAGCGCCCGTACACACAGCACCCGGCCGGCGCCGGCTGCCTGGCCGTCGGCGTCCCGGACCCGATGCTCGGGGAGCGCGTCCACCTGCTGTTCGTCGCCGCCCCCGGCACCAGCCCCACCGAGGAGGAACTGCGCGCCCACGGCCGCCGCCACCTGGAGCCGTACCAGGTGCCCGAGCGCGTCCATTTCGTGACGGAACTCCCGCTGGGCAGGACCGGCAAGACCGACCGCGCCGCCGCCGCCCGGCTGGCCGTCGCCGCCACGGCCGGGGCCGGGGCCGGGGCCGAGACGGGGGCGTCCCGGTGACCCTGCTCGGCGTGTCCACCGCGGCGCTGGCCGACCCGGACGACTTCGAGGCGCTGCTCGCCTACCGGCCCGACGTGGTCGAGTTCTACGGGTATCCCGCGACGGCGCTGCCCCGCATCGCACGGTTCTGCGCGGACCACGGGATACGCCCGGCCCTGCACACCCCCGTTCCCCACGACGGCACCCCGCCCCGGCGCTTCGCGCCCACCGGCCCGGACCGCCGCGAAGCGGCGGCGGCCCTGCGGCTGACCGAGGCCACCGTGCGCACCGCGGCCGACCTGGGCGCGCTCCACGTGGTGGTGCACTTCCCGAGCCCCTATCCGCCCTACGAGGAGGCGGGGTTCGAGGAGGCGTCCCAGGACTTCCTGTCCGCCACGGCTGCACTCGCCCGCGAGCACGGCGTCGCCGTACTCATCGAGAACCTGTCCGCCCACCCGCTGCTGCGGACTCCCGAGCAGTACCACCGCAGCTTGGCCGCCCATGGCGAGCTCGGCCTCTGCCTCGACCTCGGCCACGCCCACCTGCTCGGTGCGGACAGCGGGGCACCTGCCGGCTTCGCCGCCCTCTTCGGGCCCCGCATCCGCAGCATGCACGTCTACGAGACCACCGCCGAGCGCTACCCGCGGTACGGGCACGAGAGCGCCGACCGCGGCGGCACCCCGGCCGAGGGCTTCATGGGCTTGTCCGAACTGCTCCCCGACCTCCTGCGCCGCACCCGGCCGGCGGCGCTGGTCATGGAGCACGAGCCGGTCCGAACCGGCACGGAGCCGGCCGCGGCCGACTGGCTCAGAGAACTGATCCACCACCACGACGCAGGAGCGATCGCATGAGCAACAGCACTCACCTGGGCCTGGTGACCCGCCTCGCCGGGGCACGGGGCACGGACCGCACCACACTGCTGAAGGAACTGTCCGAGACCACCCAGCACCTGATCGACACGACCGGCCGCGGCCTCGACCTGACCGAGGCCGACCTCACCGGCCTCGACCTGAGCGAAGCCGATCTGCGCCGCGCCACACTGAACCGGGCCGTCCTGCACAGCACCCAGCTGGTCTCGGCGGACCTCTCCGAAGTCTCCATGGTCTGTCCCGGCATGGAACGCACCAACCTCCAGGGCGCCAGCCTGCGCTCGGCCTACGTGCACGCGCTCGCCGCGCAGACCTGCACCTTCGACGGAGCCGACCTCTCCGGTCTGCGGGACGCCACCGGCACCCTGTTCCACGGATGCAGCATGCGCGGCACCGAGCTGGACGGCGCCCACCTGGCAGGTTCGTTCTTCTACCAGTGCGACCTGTCGGACGGATCCGTCCGCGCGGCCAATCTCCAGGGCGCGCTCATCAACGAGTGCCTGCTGGACAACGCCGTCCTCGACGGCGCTCTGGTCGACCAGCTCACGATCACCAAGTCCGCCCTGCACGAGACCTCGCTGCGCGGCGCGAGCGGGAAGGGGCTGGTGCTGCAGCGCCTCACCTCCGCGGACGGACTGGTGCTCGCCGACGCCGCCCTGCCGAGTCTGCGCCTGTCCGAAGTCCGGGCCGACCGGGTGGACGCCGCGGGGCTCGCCGCCCGCGACGCCGACTTCACCGAGACCGTGCTGACCGGGGCCGACCTGACGCGCGCCGACCTCAGTGGCGTCCGGATCAGCCGCTGCGACCTGCCCGGCGCGCTGCTCACCGAGGCGCACCTGACCGGCGGATCGATCGCCACCAGCAGTCTGCGCGGCGCCGTACTGCGCGGCGGGCACGGCGAGAACCTGCACGTGGTGGAGAGCGACCTGACCGAAGCGGACCTGTGCGGCTTCACCGGGCGCTGCCTGACGGCCCGCGACGTCCGGCTCACCGGCGCGAACCTGCGGAACGCGAACCTCTACCGCGCCATGATCACCGGCGACCCGCCGCGCGCCATGAGCCTGCGCGGCGCCGTGCTGGAGGGCGCCACCCTGGTCCAGGCCTACATCGCCGCGGACCTGCGGGAGGCCGACCTGCGGGGCGCCAACTGCGCCTACAGCCGCTTCAGCCAGTCGGACCTCAGCGGCGCCCGTCTGGACGGCGCGAACATGTACCAGTCCACCTGGATCAAGGTCCCGGTGCGGGGCGCCGTGCTCACCGGGGTGCGCGCCCCGGTGTTCGCCAACCGCTGCCCCGGCCTGCCCGAAGCACTGCAACGGGCGGGGGGTCCCGCCGCGGCGGAGTTCACCGCCTTCCTGAAGGGGTTCGACGCCGCCCTCGCCACCGGCCGCAAGGGCTCCACGTGACACACGTCCTCATCGTCGCGGCCCACCCCGACGACGCCGAACTGGCGCTCGGCGGGACCATCGCCCATCTCACCGACCACGGCACCGAGGTGACCGTCGCCCTGTTCACCGTCTCCGAGACGGCGGGCAACGCAGACCCCGGACGCCGCGCCCGGCGCATCGAGGCCGCCGAGGCAGCCGCCGGAATCCTCGGGCACCGGCTGCACTGGCTGGGCGACGGCCACTACGACCAGGTCGAGGACGTCCCCGAGTACCGGGCGGTCGGGTTCGTCGACGACCTGGTGGCGCGGACCGGACCCGACACCGTCATCAGCCACTGGGACGGCGACTCGCACGGCGACCACGTCCGCGTCGCCCGCGCGGTCATCGCCTCGTCCCGGCGCTGGCCGCACGCCGCACTGGCGCAGTTCGGCCCCAACGAGCACCGCACCGTGCGCCACGCGGAGTTCGTCCCCAACCTCTACGTCCCCACCGCCGGCCAACTCGCGCGCAAAGCGCGGGCCCTGGCCTGCCACCGCTACCCCGGGCAGGGATTCCGGGCCCTGGACACCGACGCGGTCGAGCTGTTCGACCGGGCGCGGGGGGCCGCCGTGGGGCTGGACGCGGCCGAGGGGCTGCGCCTCGTACGTCATCGCTTCACCCCCGGCCGTCCGCTCCTCTGAGAGCACGGCCCTCCACACCGAGGGAGTCACCGCCATGACAGCACTGACCACCGAGACGTCCTGGGCCCCGCCCGCACCGTCCGCCGCGCCCACCGTCCCCGTGCGGACGGCCGCGCCCACCGTCCCCGCACCTGGCCCCGATTACCGGGCCGACCTGCTGGCCCGGCACACCGCGGCCTGTGTCTGGGGCCTCGGCCACATCGGATGGTCCACCGTCGAAGCGCTCCGCGCCGAGGGCGTCGCCGTCGTCGGGTACGACATCGACCCCGCCCGGGCCGAGGAGCGGCGCGCCGTCGCGTCCGGACCGGCCGGCCCCGCCGCCCAGGTGACCTCGGACCGGGCCCGCGCACTGGCCGACGACGTCGCCGTGCACTTCGTCGCCGTGCCCACCGAACGCGAGGCGGAACCCTTCGCCGGGGCGCTGGTCGAGGTGTTCGCCGCCATCGTCGCCGACACCGCGGCCCGGCGACCGGGCCGCCCGCCGCTGGTGATCGTCGAGTCGACGCTGACCCCGGGCACGGTCGAGGACCTGCTGCTCCCCCTCGTCACCTCGGCCGGTCTCGAACCCGACACCGACCTGCTGCTTGCCCTGGCCCCGCGCCGCGACTGGTTCCTCGCCGAGGGGTACGGCCTGCGCGACCTCGACCGGATCTACTGCGGCGTCGCGGCGCGCTCCGCCGACGCCGCCCGTGACGTGCTGGGCCTGATGTGCGACACCCTGCACCGCGCGCCCAGCCACATCGAGGGCGAACTCGTCAAGTGCGTCGAGAACGCCTACCGCCACGTGGAGATCACCCTCGCCAACCAGCTCACCCTGGCCTACCCGCACGTCGACATGGTGGAGGTGCTGCGCCTCGCCGGCACCAAGTGGAACATCGGGACCTTCCACCCGAGCTTCGGCACCGGCGGCTACTGCATCCCGCTCTCCAGCCGGTACCTCCTGCGGGGCGCGGCCGACACCACACCACTGTCCCTACTCAGCGAGGCGGTGGACACCGACATGCGGATGCGCGGACTCGTCGCCGAGGCGGTCGCGCCCCGGGGCCGGGTACTGGTCCTCGGGGTCGCCTACAAGGGCGGCATCAAGGTGGCCACGCTCAGCCCCACCGTGCGGATCACCGAGGAACTGCGGCTGCTGGGAACCGAGTTCAGCGTGCACGACCCGATGTACAGCGCCGAGGAGATCGACACCCTGCTCGGACCCGGCACGGCCGCCACCGATCTGGCCCTGGCCTTCCGGGAGGCGTCCACCGTCCTCGTCGTGCCCGACCATCCGGAATTCCGCGGGGAGCCGTACCTCTCGCTGCTCGACGAGCGCCGGGAGCAGCCCCTTCTGGTGCTGGACAACCACGGAGTCTGGGCGGACCGGGAGTGGCCGGCCCACATCTCCTACAGCAGGGCCGGCGGCAGCGGCTGGCTGGCCGCCCGCGACGGCGGACCGGCGGACCCCCGATGACCGGCGCCACCCCCACGGCGCCCGCGGCGCCCGCGGCGCCCGCGGCGCCCGCGGCGCCCGCGGCGCCCACGGCACCCGCGGCGCCCGCGGCGCCCACGGCACCCGCGGCACCCGCGCGGCCGGACGCCGCACCCGCGCGGCCGGACGCCGCACCCGCGCGGCCGGGCGTACTGCCGCAGTCCGCGCGCCCGCCGTCCGACGCGTTCACCGACCCCGTGGTCGTCCGCACCCGGGCGCTGGCCGGATCGCTGCTGGCCCCGGACGCCGCCGCGACCGCACGGTCCCGGGTTCCGCGCTCCCACCTGGACGCCCTCGGTGCGGCGGGCGCCCTGGGCACCGCGGTGTACCGGCCCGCCGGACCGCACACCCCGGCGCAGGTGCAGCGTGCGGTGTCCGAAACGATCGCCGCAGCGGACGGCGCGACCTGGTGCGTCTTCGCCCAGCACCACCACCCGCTGCGCGAGGTGGCGGCCTCACCCGTCCCGGTGACCCGGGAGCGCTGGCTCGAACCCATGACCCACGGCCGGGTCCTCGCCGCCGTGGCGACCTCGCACCTGCGCCGGCCCGGGCCGCCGGCCGTCACCGCCGTCCGTGACGGGCAGGGCTGGCGGCTGCACGGCCGCCTCGCCTGGCTGACCGGCTGGGGGCTCGCCGACGTCGTCCTCGTGGGCGCGGTCACCCCCGACGACCGGATCCTGTTCGCCCTGCTGGACTGCGACGAACGGGCCGGGCTCACCGACGTGCGCCCGCACCGGCTGTGGAGCATGGAGGCGACCAGCACGGTGTCGGCGCGCCTGGACGGCGTCGCCGTCGCGCCCGACCGGCTGGTCGCCCTGCACCCGGGAGCCGACTGGCGGCGCGCCGACGCCGCACGCCGGCCGAACGTCAATCCCGGCGTGTTCGGCACGATCGCCGCCGCCACCGCCTGCCTGACCGGGGCCGGGAGCGGTCCCGAATACGGCGAACTGGGCCTGCGCATCGCCGCCGAGGCGAGCACCCTGCGCACCACCGCCTACCAGCTGATGGACGAGGTACCGGCGCACGAGGCGACGACCGAGCGGCTCGCCGTCAGGGCGGCGGCCCTGGATCTGGCCGGCCGGGCCGCCACCGCCTGCGTCGCGGCCGGCGGCGGGGCGAGCACCACCGCCGGCTCACTGCCGGCCCGGCTGCTGGCGGAGGCCTCCTTCCACCTCGTACAGGCACAGACCGGGGAAAGCCGCGCCGCCACGGGGGCACGGATGCTCGCCGTCACCAACGCCGCCACCAACGCCGCCACGAACGCCGCCCGGAGTACCCGGTGACGGGCCCCGGGCGGCGCCGCAGGGTCCGCCTCGCGGACACCGGCCCCACCGTCTTCACCGAAATGTCCGAACGCGCCGCCCTGCACGGTGCGATCAACCTCGGCCAGGGCTTCCCGGACACCCCGGGACCCGCGCCGGTCGTCGACTCCGCGATCGCCGCCCTGCGGGCCGGACACCACCAGTACCCGCCGGTCCCCGGACTGCCGGAACTACGCAAAGCCATCGCCGACCACCAGCGGGCCCGGTACGGGATCGAGCTGGACCCCGCCCGGCAGGTCGTCGTGACCACCGGAGCGTCCGAAGCACTGGCGGCGGCCCTACTGGCGCTGACCGGCCCGGGAGACGAAGTCGTCGTCCTGGAGCCGTACTACGACGCCTACGCGGCATGCGTCGCGCTGGCCGGGGCCACGCTGGTGCCCGTCCGCCTCGACCCGCCCGCCTTCACGCTGGACCCGGCCGCGCTGCGCCGCGCCGTGACCCCGCGGACGAAGGTCCTGCTCCTCAACACCCCGCACAATCCCACCGGAACGGTGCTACCCCCCGAGAGCCTGCGGCAGATCGGGGAAACGGCCCGGGCCCACGACCTGCTGGTCATCTCCGACGAGGTCTACGAACACCTCGTGTACGAGGGGCCGCCGCACCTGCCCCTCGCCGCCCTGCCCGGCATGGCGGAGCGGACCCTGACCATCGGATCGGCCGGCAAGACCTTTTCCGTCACCGGGTGGAAGGTCGGCTGGGCCACTGGCCCACGGGATCTCGTCGAAGCGGTCACCGCGGTCAAACAGTACCTGTCGTTCGGCTCCGGAACCCCCTTCCAGCACGCGGTCGCCGATGCCCTGCGCCTGCCCTCCGCCCACTTCACCCAGCTGCGCGACTCACTGAGGCGCCGCCGGGACCTCCTGGTCGCCGGGCTGAACGACGCCGGCTTCATCGCGCACGCCCCGCGCGGCACCTACTTCGTGACGGCCGACATCCGGCCGCTGGGCGAGCGGGACGGCTTGGAATTCTGCCGCTCCCTGCCCGCCCGCTGCGGTGTCGCAGCCATTCCGAACCAGGTCTTCTACACCGATCCCGACGCGGGACGTCCCTACGTCCGGTTCACCTTCTGCAAACAGCGGGCCGTGCTCGACGAGGCGGTGAGAAGGCTCAGCGTCCTGCCCGGCAGCCGCCCTGCATCCACCCTCCGTACGGAAGAGAAGATCGCGTGATCACAACGGCCGACCGGCCCACCGCCATCCCCGCCGCCCTGCGCCGGGCCGAACTGGAAGCCGCCCTGAGGGCCGTGACCGCCCGCATCGAGGCCGCGGCGGCCGAATCCGGCCGCGATCCGCGTGACATCACCCTGGTGGCCGTCACCAAGACCCGGCCCGCCTCGGACGCCCGCTTGCTGTGCGGGCTCGGTGTCGGGCACCTGGGCGAGAACCACGACCGTGAGGCGGCCGCCAAGGCCGCCGACCTCGCCGATCTCGCGGTGCCGCCGCAGTGGCACTTCGTCGGCACGCTGCAGCGCAACAAGGCGGCGTCGGTGGCCCGTTACGCCGACTTCGTCCACTCGGTGGACCGTCCCACGCTGGTGACGGCCCTCTCCCGGGGAGCCGTGAACGCCCGCCGGACCGTGTCGTGCCTGCTCCAGGTGAGCCTCGACGCAGACCCGCGGCGCGGCGGCGTGCCGGCCGAGGGGCTCGCCGCCCTCGCCGACGCGGTCGCCGATGCCCCGGGCCTGCGGCTGGCCGGAGTCATGGCGGTCGCCCCGCTCGCCGTGCCAGCCCCGCAGGCGTTCGCCCGGCTGGCCTCGCTCGCCACCCGGCTGCGGGCGGACCATCCGCGGGCCACCGTCATCTCGGCCGGCATGAGCGGCGATCTGGAAGCGGCCGTCGCGGCCGGAGCGACCCACCTGCGGGTGGGCTCCGCCCTCCTCGGGGCCCGCCCCTACCCGGCGACTCCCCGTACACCGGGCACGCCGCAGGACGGTGCCGCATGAACCGTCCCCTGAACCCGGTGCCCCCCGCCCCCGCGCTGCCACCCCTGGACACCGCGCTGCCGCCCGCGGGCACCGGAACCCGGGCCCTGGACCTGCGGTACCTGGAACGCCCGCCCGCCGAACACCAACGGCCCTACTTCCCCTTCGTCGCGCACCACCTGCGCGAGGTCCTGGACCGCCCGGGCGCCTCCGTCCTGGACATCGGATGCGCCAACGGCGCCTTCCTGCACCATCTGGCGGGCCGGTACCCGCGCGCCCGCCTCACCGGAATCGACGCACTGCCCGCCCTCGTCGAGCACGCAGCACGCCACGTTCCGCGGGCTTCCTTCGCCCTGGGCGACGTCGGCCGGGCCGAGACCCTGCCCGCGCAGCGGTACAGCGCGGTCACCCTCCTCACCCTGCACAGCCACTTCGACTCCCTCGACCCGTGGCTCGACCACGTCCTCGACCTGGTCGAACCCGGCGGACGCGCCATGCTGTTCGGCCCGTTCAACCCGCACCCCGTCGATGTCCTGGTCCGCCTGCGCCAAGCCGACGGAGAGGGGGACGGCGCCTGGCTCCCCGGCTGGAACGTGCACTCCCGCGCCGCGTTCGCGGACCACCTCGCCGCACGGGGACTGCGCCACCGCTTCCACGACTACCAGCCGCCGACGAGCGTCCCGCGGTCCCCGAACGACCCGCTCAGCACACGCCGCGCGACCTTGGACGGCGCACCCGTGCTGACCAACGGAGGCGGCCTGCTCCTCCCCTTCGCCCTGCTGGAGATCACCGTATGAGCCCCCGCCGGCCAGCCGCTTCCCCGGCCGAGCCGTTCCTCGCACTGCTGCGCAGCCCCACGACGGGGGGCCCGCTCACCTGGGCCGAGCCGTACGTCCTCACCGACGGCGAATCGCTGTGGCCCTGCCTGAACGGCATCCCGTACCTGCGCACCGGACGCGACCGGCTGCGCGCACGCACGATCGACGCCATCCGAGCGGGCGACCTCGACCGGGCCCTCGCCCTGCTGCTGTGCGACCGCAAGGACGACACGGTCCCGGCGGCCGATCCCGTCTCGGCGCTCGCCGTGGCCGCCGGCGCCACGACCGCCAAGGCGGCCATGGACGGGCTCGGTTACGGAGGCCTGGCCCCCTACTTCCTGCACCGCTGGTGCCAGCCGACGTACCTGAGCGGCCTCGCCCTGCTGGACGCGCACGTCCCGACCGGCGCCACCCTCTTCGAGATCGGCTGCGGGGCCGGGCACCTCCTGCGCACCTGGACGGACCGCTCGGGCCCCGCCATCGGCTCCGACCTGGTCTTCTCCCACCTGTGGCTCGCCCGGACCTTCTGCGCCCCCACCGCGCACCTGGTCTGCTTCGACGCCGAAGGCGCCTTCCCGCTCGCGGACGGCGCCGCCGGAGCGGCCCTCAGCCACGACAGCTTCCACTACTTCCGCGACAAGCAGCACGTCCTGGCGGAGCTGCTCCGCGTCAGCGGCACCGGTCCGGTACTGCTGGGCCACGTCCACAACGCCTCGCGCGACAACTACTCCGCGGGCCACCCGCTGCCCACCGACGCGTACCTGGCCGCGCTCTCCCCCGACCGCTGCTACGACGACGAGGTCCTCACTGACGCGGCGCTGCAGGAACGTACGCCGGCGCCGG
Coding sequences within it:
- a CDS encoding UDP binding domain-containing protein, encoding MTALTTETSWAPPAPSAAPTVPVRTAAPTVPAPGPDYRADLLARHTAACVWGLGHIGWSTVEALRAEGVAVVGYDIDPARAEERRAVASGPAGPAAQVTSDRARALADDVAVHFVAVPTEREAEPFAGALVEVFAAIVADTAARRPGRPPLVIVESTLTPGTVEDLLLPLVTSAGLEPDTDLLLALAPRRDWFLAEGYGLRDLDRIYCGVAARSADAARDVLGLMCDTLHRAPSHIEGELVKCVENAYRHVEITLANQLTLAYPHVDMVEVLRLAGTKWNIGTFHPSFGTGGYCIPLSSRYLLRGAADTTPLSLLSEAVDTDMRMRGLVAEAVAPRGRVLVLGVAYKGGIKVATLSPTVRITEELRLLGTEFSVHDPMYSAEEIDTLLGPGTAATDLALAFREASTVLVVPDHPEFRGEPYLSLLDERREQPLLVLDNHGVWADREWPAHISYSRAGGSGWLAARDGGPADPR
- a CDS encoding acyl-CoA dehydrogenase family protein, translating into MTGATPTAPAAPAAPAAPAAPAAPTAPAAPAAPTAPAAPARPDAAPARPDAAPARPGVLPQSARPPSDAFTDPVVVRTRALAGSLLAPDAAATARSRVPRSHLDALGAAGALGTAVYRPAGPHTPAQVQRAVSETIAAADGATWCVFAQHHHPLREVAASPVPVTRERWLEPMTHGRVLAAVATSHLRRPGPPAVTAVRDGQGWRLHGRLAWLTGWGLADVVLVGAVTPDDRILFALLDCDERAGLTDVRPHRLWSMEATSTVSARLDGVAVAPDRLVALHPGADWRRADAARRPNVNPGVFGTIAAATACLTGAGSGPEYGELGLRIAAEASTLRTTAYQLMDEVPAHEATTERLAVRAAALDLAGRAATACVAAGGGASTTAGSLPARLLAEASFHLVQAQTGESRAATGARMLAVTNAATNAATNAARSTR
- a CDS encoding class I SAM-dependent methyltransferase, yielding MNRPLNPVPPAPALPPLDTALPPAGTGTRALDLRYLERPPAEHQRPYFPFVAHHLREVLDRPGASVLDIGCANGAFLHHLAGRYPRARLTGIDALPALVEHAARHVPRASFALGDVGRAETLPAQRYSAVTLLTLHSHFDSLDPWLDHVLDLVEPGGRAMLFGPFNPHPVDVLVRLRQADGEGDGAWLPGWNVHSRAAFADHLAARGLRHRFHDYQPPTSVPRSPNDPLSTRRATLDGAPVLTNGGGLLLPFALLEITV
- a CDS encoding YggS family pyridoxal phosphate-dependent enzyme: MTTADRPTAIPAALRRAELEAALRAVTARIEAAAAESGRDPRDITLVAVTKTRPASDARLLCGLGVGHLGENHDREAAAKAADLADLAVPPQWHFVGTLQRNKAASVARYADFVHSVDRPTLVTALSRGAVNARRTVSCLLQVSLDADPRRGGVPAEGLAALADAVADAPGLRLAGVMAVAPLAVPAPQAFARLASLATRLRADHPRATVISAGMSGDLEAAVAAGATHLRVGSALLGARPYPATPRTPGTPQDGAA
- a CDS encoding PIG-L deacetylase family protein — its product is MTHVLIVAAHPDDAELALGGTIAHLTDHGTEVTVALFTVSETAGNADPGRRARRIEAAEAAAGILGHRLHWLGDGHYDQVEDVPEYRAVGFVDDLVARTGPDTVISHWDGDSHGDHVRVARAVIASSRRWPHAALAQFGPNEHRTVRHAEFVPNLYVPTAGQLARKARALACHRYPGQGFRALDTDAVELFDRARGAAVGLDAAEGLRLVRHRFTPGRPLL
- a CDS encoding long-chain fatty acid--CoA ligase; the protein is MATDHQRLDSLLTSACTRFADRPALTDDTGSLTYAELAAEAAALRTELVSAGHRTADPVLVRVGNRSADLAAQLAVWQARGIVVPVHRSTPDAVLSETAERTGARLVLDVAHTAGDRTRGLGPARARVPGELDADQALVAFTSGTTGRPKGVVLSHRALTAKLRAVAEVLPFRPGDQALQVLQLNFTFGQWTSLLTLATGGTLHLLPRFDAPGVLRRLAARPADRIAVVPSMLRLVDRELSTPGTGAELSAALRASGGPRTWITGGEPLPAGLGRRLQAALPGSGIADVYGLSETSTSDFILTPDQYGTAAGTIGRPSPGVEFRIATGDGPPRPPVPGTVGELCLRTPHLMTGYLDDPAATRAAMDGDWLRTGDLATVRPADGMVELVGRKKQLISRGGAKIAPLEVERPYTQHPAGAGCLAVGVPDPMLGERVHLLFVAAPGTSPTEEELRAHGRRHLEPYQVPERVHFVTELPLGRTGKTDRAAAARLAVAATAGAGAGAETGASR
- a CDS encoding sugar phosphate isomerase/epimerase family protein encodes the protein MSTAALADPDDFEALLAYRPDVVEFYGYPATALPRIARFCADHGIRPALHTPVPHDGTPPRRFAPTGPDRREAAAALRLTEATVRTAADLGALHVVVHFPSPYPPYEEAGFEEASQDFLSATAALAREHGVAVLIENLSAHPLLRTPEQYHRSLAAHGELGLCLDLGHAHLLGADSGAPAGFAALFGPRIRSMHVYETTAERYPRYGHESADRGGTPAEGFMGLSELLPDLLRRTRPAALVMEHEPVRTGTEPAAADWLRELIHHHDAGAIA
- a CDS encoding methyltransferase domain-containing protein: MSPRRPAASPAEPFLALLRSPTTGGPLTWAEPYVLTDGESLWPCLNGIPYLRTGRDRLRARTIDAIRAGDLDRALALLLCDRKDDTVPAADPVSALAVAAGATTAKAAMDGLGYGGLAPYFLHRWCQPTYLSGLALLDAHVPTGATLFEIGCGAGHLLRTWTDRSGPAIGSDLVFSHLWLARTFCAPTAHLVCFDAEGAFPLADGAAGAALSHDSFHYFRDKQHVLAELLRVSGTGPVLLGHVHNASRDNYSAGHPLPTDAYLAALSPDRCYDDEVLTDAALQERTPAPVRGEELRDAAALAFACRTSGDAAVPGRLTGVVPGRPLRLNPLLTDTGPRWPDEKFAREFTDGWPYLRDLTRPPRATLAAGRAGLAGSDPDVDSFARRRVLLDLPESWL
- a CDS encoding pyridoxal phosphate-dependent aminotransferase is translated as MTGPGRRRRVRLADTGPTVFTEMSERAALHGAINLGQGFPDTPGPAPVVDSAIAALRAGHHQYPPVPGLPELRKAIADHQRARYGIELDPARQVVVTTGASEALAAALLALTGPGDEVVVLEPYYDAYAACVALAGATLVPVRLDPPAFTLDPAALRRAVTPRTKVLLLNTPHNPTGTVLPPESLRQIGETARAHDLLVISDEVYEHLVYEGPPHLPLAALPGMAERTLTIGSAGKTFSVTGWKVGWATGPRDLVEAVTAVKQYLSFGSGTPFQHAVADALRLPSAHFTQLRDSLRRRRDLLVAGLNDAGFIAHAPRGTYFVTADIRPLGERDGLEFCRSLPARCGVAAIPNQVFYTDPDAGRPYVRFTFCKQRAVLDEAVRRLSVLPGSRPASTLRTEEKIA
- a CDS encoding pentapeptide repeat-containing protein, whose amino-acid sequence is MSNSTHLGLVTRLAGARGTDRTTLLKELSETTQHLIDTTGRGLDLTEADLTGLDLSEADLRRATLNRAVLHSTQLVSADLSEVSMVCPGMERTNLQGASLRSAYVHALAAQTCTFDGADLSGLRDATGTLFHGCSMRGTELDGAHLAGSFFYQCDLSDGSVRAANLQGALINECLLDNAVLDGALVDQLTITKSALHETSLRGASGKGLVLQRLTSADGLVLADAALPSLRLSEVRADRVDAAGLAARDADFTETVLTGADLTRADLSGVRISRCDLPGALLTEAHLTGGSIATSSLRGAVLRGGHGENLHVVESDLTEADLCGFTGRCLTARDVRLTGANLRNANLYRAMITGDPPRAMSLRGAVLEGATLVQAYIAADLREADLRGANCAYSRFSQSDLSGARLDGANMYQSTWIKVPVRGAVLTGVRAPVFANRCPGLPEALQRAGGPAAAEFTAFLKGFDAALATGRKGST